The following proteins are co-located in the Callithrix jacchus isolate 240 chromosome 10, calJac240_pri, whole genome shotgun sequence genome:
- the RCN1 gene encoding reticulocalbin-1, whose product MARGGRGRRLGLALGLLLALALAPRALLAKPTVRKERVVRPDSELGERPPEDNQSFQYDHEAFLGKEDSKTFDQLTPDESKERLGKIVDRIDNDGDGFVTTEELKTWIKRVQKRYIFDNVAKVWKDYDRDKDDKISWEEYKQATYGYYLGNPAEFQDSSDHHTFRKMLPRDERRFKAADLNGDLTATREEFTAFLHPEEFEHMKEIVVLETLEDIDKNGDGFVDQDEYIADMFSHEENGPEPDWVLSEREQFNEFRDLNKDGKLDKDEIRHWILPQDYDHAQAEARHLVYESDKNKDEKLTKEEILENWNMFVGSQATNYGEDLTKNHDEL is encoded by the exons ATGGCGCGCGGTGGCCGCGGCCGCCGCCTGGGGCTCGCCCTGGGGCTGCTGCTGGCGCTGGCGCTGGCGCCGCGGGCGCTGCTGGCCAAGCCCACGGTGCGCAAGGAGCGCGTAGTGCGGCCCGACTCGGAGCTGGGCGAACGGCCCCCCGAGGACAACCAGAGCTTCCAGTACGACCACGAGGCCTTCCTGGGCAAGGAGGACTCCAAGACTTTCGACCAGCTCACCCCGGACGAGAGCAaggagaggctggg GAAGATTGTTGATCGAATCGACAATGACGGAGATGGCTTTGTCACTACTGAGGAGCTGAAAACCTGGATCAAACGGGTGCAGAAAAGATACATCTTCGATAATGTCGCCAAAGTCTGGAAGGATTATGATAGGGACAAGGATGATAAAATTTCCTGGGAAGAATACAAACAAGCCACCTATGGTTACTACCTAG GAAACCCTGCGGAGTTTCAGGATTCTTCAGATCATCACACCTTTAGAAAGATGCTGCCACGTGACGAGAGAAGATTCAAAGCTGCAGACCTCAATGGTGACCTGACCGCCACTCGGGAGGAGTTCACTGCCTTTCTGCATCCTGAGGAGTTTGAGCATATGAAGGAAATTGTGGTTTTG GAAACCCTGGAGGACATCGACAAGAACGGGGATGGGTTTGTGGATCAGGATGAGTATATTG CGGATATGTTTTCCCATGAGGAGAATGGCCCTGAACCAGACTGGGTTTTATCAGAACGGGAGCAGTTTAACGAATTCCGGGATCTGAACAAGGACGGGAAGCTGGACAAAGACGAGATTCGCCACTGGATCCTCCCTCAAGATTATGATCATGCACAGGCTGAGGCCAGGCACCTGGTGTATGAGTCAGACAAAAACAAG GATGAGAAGCTAACTAAAGAGGAAATACTGGAGAACTGGAACATGTTTGTTGGAAGCCAAGCTACCAATTATGGGGAAGATCTCACAAAAAATCACGATGAGCTTTGA